From the genome of Hydrogenovibrio kuenenii DSM 12350:
AATAATGTGCATAAGACATTTTAGGGGCATCTTGTTGCTGCATATCCATTTGCATCATATGACAAGCAGGCATATTCATAGCGGTGTCTTTCGACATCTGATGCCCCATTGCTGCATGACTCACTTCAGTAGACTGAGCAGTTGAAGCTGATGTTGAAGGCAAAGGGATAGCCATCGCCCAGTGTGAATACAGGGCAGAGAACAGTACCATAAAGGCCATCAAATAATGTCTGAGTCGTTTTGTCATAAAATCAATTTTAAGTGAATGCTTATATTTTGCAATTAAAATCCTGTTGTACAGTCATTGAATTTTTTAATAATTAGAAATAATTCTCATTTCCTTTGTAATGTTGTTTGGCGTAAAATGACAATTAATCGACTCCATTTTCTCAGGTGATTTATGTTCGCGACTTTTATACAAAACCTATGGCAAACCCTTGCTATTTCAGCGCCCTGGCTGATATTCGGCTTGATTATTGCGGGTATTATCAAAGCCAAAGTGTCGAATAAATGGGTCGCCAAACATTTATCGGGCAACGGTAGCACCCCCGTCATTAAAGGTGCTTTAATTGGTGCGCCTTTGCCTTTGTGCTCTTGCTCGGTCATTCCTGTCGCCACCCAATTACATCGTTCGGGAGCTTCCAAAGGCGCAACTGCAGCCTTTTTGGTTTCCACCCCCGAAACTGGGGTTGATTCCATTTCTCTAAGCTATGCGCTACTGGGGCCATTTATGGCGGTCATTAGACCCATTTCTGCGGTTTTATCCGCTATTGTCACCGGGTTAAGCATTAGCTGGTTTGCAAAACACAATGATACAGAGGCCGCTTCCAATGAAACTGTTGCTGCCAGCTGTTGCCACGAAGAAGCCCCTAAAAGCAGTTGTTGCTCAACCGAGAAAGCAGAAGAAACAGACAAAGAAGAAAGTTGCTGTGGTGCGGAAAAACAAGACGACGCACCTAAAATGACGTTACTACAAGGTGTTCATTACGCCTTTACCCAAATGCTAGACGACATGAAAAAATGGTTATTCATCGGTCTGGTTTTATCGGCACTGGTGATGACTTTTATTCCCAACGACTTCTTGTTGCAGTACCAAAATCAATGGTGGATTTATCTACTGGTATTCGTCGCCAGTTTCCCGGTTTACATCTGTGCATCCGCTTCTACCCCGGTAGCAGCAGGGTTAATGTTGGCAGGCCTATCGCCGGGCGCCACCTTAATTTTTATGCTGGCAGGGCCTTCTACCAATGTAGCCACCCTCGGCATTCTAAAACAAGAACTGGGCGCACAAGCCATGAAACTTTATGTTGCCTCTCTTGCTGTCACCAGCATTGCTCTCGGAGTTGCGGTTGATTGGATAGCACATGATTGGCAAATCGACTTGCATCAACAACTTATGCATCACCATGAATTTCTGCCAGGCTGGGTCAGTGCTGTTAGCGTGATAATTCTATTTGCGTTTGGTATCAAGGCGGTTCGACAGAAATTCTTACCAACAGCTTAGTTCTATGCCCGAACTTTCGATTGAGCTCATTGCTTTTCTGTTCGCTATTGCACTACTGGCAGGCATGATTGATACACTGGCAGGCGGTGGTGGTTTATTAACTTTGCCTGCTTTAATCGTCAGTGGATTACCACCATTGGCGGCACTTGGTACCAATAAACTGCAAAGCACCGTTGGCACTGGCATGGCGACTTTTATGATGCTAAAGCACAAAAAAGTTACTTGGCGGCAAGTGAAATGGACGATGCTCTCAGCCTTTATCGGCTCAACGCTAGGTACTATTTTCATTCAATTTCTGGACACGGCTTTTTTGTCTTGGTTGATTCCACTGGTGTTATCGATCATTGCATTCTATTTTTTATTTGCCAAAGCGCCACATGAACTTAACCGCCCTCATAAAGTATCAGATAAAACCTACCAACGTTTTGTGCTACCGACTATCGGCGCTTATGACGGCATGTTTGGCCCCGGAACGGGTTCTTTTTTCAGTCTGGCGGGCGTGTCATTAAAAGGTCAAGGGTTGCTGCAAGCGACTGTCACTGCTAAAACACTCAATTTCGCTACCAATGCAGCCTCCTTAATCGTGTTTATTTTTGCAGGACATGTGGTCTGGGTTCTCGGTAGCATTATGATGCTGGGGCAACTCTTTGGTGCTTGGCTCGGCTCGCATTTTCTATTCCGTATCAACCCAACCCATTTACGTTATTTGGTTGCCCTAATGTGTTTGGCCATGCTCATAAAATATCTCATATCTGCATAAAAACACCTTACCCAGCCTGGTAGATTTTGACGGTCTTCACCAGATTTCAGCACCAAACAGATCATGACCAATTCCATATCTTTGTTGACAAAGACAAACAAATTGTTAACAAAGAGCAACATATAACTCATTGATTTAGCTTAGATTTTAGGGTTGCCATAAAGCTAGTTTATTGATTCTATTAACTTTTCCTAATTTTGGCGCAACCAGTGCGAATGAGAACCGAAACGTTAGGAGACCGTTATGAAGCAAAAACCTTTAATCAAACACATTCATGCCGTCCTTGCAGGTTCTGCAATCGGATTGGCTTCTTTTTCCAGCCCTACAGTCATGGCCGGTGAGTTCACCGATGCGCTAACGGGTGGTAAACCGACAGTCGATATTCGCCTGCGCTACGAAGGCGTTAACCAAAAAGGCAAAGACGACGCGGCCGCTTTTACCGAAAGAACTCGCGTTGGCTACCTGACGGGAGATTACAAAGGCTTCACTGGCTTTGTTGAAATGTCAGGCACTGAAGCCTTAGGCGGCAGAAAAAACTATTATGTTGCTGCTGGGCCTGGCGCAGGTGGTGATGCGACTAAGGCCGTCGTTTTAGATCCGACCATCACGGTTCTTAACCAAGCATGGATTGGTTATAAAGTGGGTAGCACCGCTATCAAAGCCGGTAAGCAACGCATCATTTTCGACACGCGCTTTTTAGGAAATGTGGGCTGGCGTCAAACCGAACAGGTTTACACAGGGGTGACTTTAAAAACCGCCATCATTCCAAAAACAATGCTGGACTATGCCTATATTACCGACACGCGTAATCCAATTGGTGTTGACCGTATCATGAAGACCCATGCCTTGCAGGCAGCTTACGGCGGGATTCCTTTCGGCAAGCTGACGGCTTACGCTTACTTGATCGACTATGACCTAAACACTCTAGGCGCAGCGGAAAAAGACAGCCAGACTACAGGCCTGAGATTTGCCGGGAAAACAGGCATCAGCGATAGCATGAAGGCTATCTATCACATCGAATATGCCACGCAAGGCAAGTATGCTGACAGCACCAATATCGGTGGGGATTATACTCGAGCAGAACTGGGCCTAGGCTTCAAGAAAGCTGCTGTGAAAATTGGTCAGGAAAAACTCGGCGGTAACGGCACACATGCTTTCCAAACGCCTCTTGGTACGGTTCACCTCTATAACGGTTGGGCAGATATGTTTATCGGGCCTGTTGGCGGTACACCAGCAAATGGCTTGATAGACAACTATCTAAACGTCTCAGGAAAAGCCTTGGGAATGAAGTTAGCCGCGGCATATCACGACT
Proteins encoded in this window:
- a CDS encoding TSUP family transporter — protein: MPELSIELIAFLFAIALLAGMIDTLAGGGGLLTLPALIVSGLPPLAALGTNKLQSTVGTGMATFMMLKHKKVTWRQVKWTMLSAFIGSTLGTIFIQFLDTAFLSWLIPLVLSIIAFYFLFAKAPHELNRPHKVSDKTYQRFVLPTIGAYDGMFGPGTGSFFSLAGVSLKGQGLLQATVTAKTLNFATNAASLIVFIFAGHVVWVLGSIMMLGQLFGAWLGSHFLFRINPTHLRYLVALMCLAMLIKYLISA
- a CDS encoding SO_0444 family Cu/Zn efflux transporter, which codes for MFATFIQNLWQTLAISAPWLIFGLIIAGIIKAKVSNKWVAKHLSGNGSTPVIKGALIGAPLPLCSCSVIPVATQLHRSGASKGATAAFLVSTPETGVDSISLSYALLGPFMAVIRPISAVLSAIVTGLSISWFAKHNDTEAASNETVAASCCHEEAPKSSCCSTEKAEETDKEESCCGAEKQDDAPKMTLLQGVHYAFTQMLDDMKKWLFIGLVLSALVMTFIPNDFLLQYQNQWWIYLLVFVASFPVYICASASTPVAAGLMLAGLSPGATLIFMLAGPSTNVATLGILKQELGAQAMKLYVASLAVTSIALGVAVDWIAHDWQIDLHQQLMHHHEFLPGWVSAVSVIILFAFGIKAVRQKFLPTA